In Fusobacterium sp. DD2, the DNA window GAGTCCTTCATATTTCTATCAAGGACTCCCTTTACATTTTCCCAAATTATCCATTTAGGTTTTTCTTTCATTTCTTTAATTATTCTAATTGTTTCAAATAGTAAGCTTGATCTAGTTCCTGAATTCTTTACTCCTCCTTGCTTTTTTCCTATTCTTGAAAAGTCTTGGCAAGGACTTCCATGCATAATTAAGTCTATCTTTTCATTAGGAGCTTTATATCCTACTACTGATTTTGGCTCATAACTCTCTCCATAAAGTGCGTTGTATGATTTAACACAAGCCTTATCTATTTCTACATAATCAACAACTTCATAAGGTATCTTTAAATTAATAAAAGCCTTTCTAATAGCACCTATGCCACCGAAAAGCTCTAATATTTTTACCTTATTCATTTAGATTGTTCTTGTACCTATCTACAAGCTCCCTTATACTATTTTCTATTTCTCTTAAAAAGTCTTCTTTATCTACTTCGCCAGAGCTAATCTTTGCAAGTTTCATTTCCCATTCAGATGTTGTTTCTGCTGATTTGAATTTATCCTCTACAATCGATACAAGTCTATTGCCTTTTTCTGTTACAAGTAAATTTTTCTTATCTCTTCTTATGAGATCCTTATGGATAAGATTTTCAATAATTCCTGCTCTTGTAGCTGGTGTACCTAAGCCTTTTCTCTCCACTTCTATGTCTTTCTCCAAAGACTCTACTCCTGCATTCTCCATAGCCTTTAAAAGTGTATCTTCATTATAATGACTTGGAGCTTTTGTAAATTTCTCAGATATATTTTTAGAAGTTAGCTTAATTTTATCTCCAGTCTTTATATCTGGTAATTCATTTTCTTGTTTTTCTTTTCCATAGCTCTTTAGATACTTGGTATAACCTTCATCGATTACAGTCTTGCCACTTGCATTGAAGTTAAATTTATCATATTCATATCTGATTTTTCTGCTAGATTCCTTTAAGTTATCCGAACATGAAGCAAGTAATTTACCCTTAATTAGATTATAGATTTTGCTTTCTTTATCAGATAAATCTTTGGCTTTTACAATACCTGATATAGTAGGAATAATCGCATAGTGGTCTGTAACATTAGATGAATTAAAAATAGACTTAAAGTTTGATTTATTGATTTTAAAATCTTCTTCAAGTCCTTCTAATAATTCTTTCATAGTATTAACCATATCATCGGTTAAATACCTGCTATCCGTTCTTGGGTATGTGAT includes these proteins:
- a CDS encoding DNA cytosine methyltransferase; translated protein: MNKVKILELFGGIGAIRKAFINLKIPYEVVDYVEIDKACVKSYNALYGESYEPKSVVGYKAPNEKIDLIMHGSPCQDFSRIGKKQGGVKNSGTRSSLLFETIRIIKEMKEKPKWIIWENVKGVLDRNMKDS